In the genome of Palaemon carinicauda isolate YSFRI2023 chromosome 15, ASM3689809v2, whole genome shotgun sequence, one region contains:
- the RpL21 gene encoding large ribosomal subunit protein eL21 translates to MTNPKGLRRGTRNMFSRGYKKRGTEHLSTFLRVYKVGDIVDLKGNGAFQKGLVHKCYHGKTGRVFNVTQHAVGVIVNKRVKGKILAKRLNVRVEHIKPSRCKEDFKKRVKENDRIRKEAKEKGIRVSVKRQPAEPRPAHKVNITENKPEFLTPLPYEFIA, encoded by the exons ATGACGAACCCTAAAGGTTTACGCCGCGGTACGCGGAACATGTTCTCTCGTGGATACAAGAAGCGAGGAACTGAACATCTCTCTACTTTTTTGAGGGTTTACAAAGTTGGAGACATCGTTGACTtgaag ggtAATGGTGCTTTCCAGAAAGGTTTGGTTCATAAGTGTTATCATGGTAAAACAGGCCGAGTATTTAATGTTACCCAACACGCTGTCGGTGTCATTGTCAACAAGAGAGTAAAGGGAAAAATCTTGGCCAAGAG GTTGAATGTCCGTGTTGAACATATCAAGCCCTCCAGGTGCAAGGAGGATTTCAAGAAGAGGGTAAAGGAGAACGATCGCATCAGGAAGGAGGCCAAGGAGAAGGGTATCAGAGTTTCTGTTAAGAGGCAACCAGCTGAACCCCGTCCTGCCCACAAAGTCAATATTACTGAAAATAAGCCAGAGTTCTTGACGCCTCTTCCATATGAATTTATTGCTTAA